Part of the Tolypothrix sp. PCC 7910 genome, ATATTTCTGATAATCAGGAACAGCCAATCAACTTTACCTTTTTCTGGATTGAAAGCAGCAAATGGGAAGGACATAATTATACAGTTAGAATTTCGTAATTACCCAATTTTTAATTCGCCTTTCAATACATTTCGGATCAAAAAGAGCCATTATTGTGCAGAATAACTCATTACCCAAACCAACAATTGAATACTGGCACGTCTGGACTGACAACGACGGTATAAGTCACCAATCCCGTTGTCAAATTGAAGACTTCATGGAAAAAGGTATAGCTCCGGATACCTCACCGCAGTGGCTTTCTAATTTGAAGCAGTCCGGTGCTACCATCACCTTTACCGTCCTACCCGTAGGATGGGTTGGTAACTGGCATGAAAACCCAAAACCCCAGTGGATCATACCTTTGTCGGGACGCTGGTTTGTGGAGACTATGGACGGACAACGAGTCGAGATGGGGGAAGGCGAAATTTCCTTTGGAGAAGATCAGGGTACGAAAACAGACGCGCAAGGTCATAAAGGTCACTTATCTGGAACAGTAGGCGATGCACCAGCTGTTTTAATAATGGTGCAATTTGAAGAGGCTCCAACTATAGACCAATCTTGTCGATTTAGGTAAGTGAGTTAGTAGCGATCGCTCTTAATATAAAATCGACATTTAACTGATGTTTTATGCGCTAGCGTCTGCTAAAGCGTGTTCTGCAAAGACTTTCTCGATATTTTCTGGCTGTGTCATTGCCAAATATTGAGATGCCATCTCTGGTGTTAGCAGTTCCAACATCACCTTGTTTTCTAACCAAAACTCCATGACATCAAAAAAGGATTCGCGGTTACAACGCACCAC contains:
- a CDS encoding cupin domain-containing protein — encoded protein: MQNNSLPKPTIEYWHVWTDNDGISHQSRCQIEDFMEKGIAPDTSPQWLSNLKQSGATITFTVLPVGWVGNWHENPKPQWIIPLSGRWFVETMDGQRVEMGEGEISFGEDQGTKTDAQGHKGHLSGTVGDAPAVLIMVQFEEAPTIDQSCRFR